The following proteins are co-located in the Rhea pennata isolate bPtePen1 chromosome 2, bPtePen1.pri, whole genome shotgun sequence genome:
- the VPS50 gene encoding syndetin isoform X4: MQKIKSLMARQGLRSPQESVHDLSPIESFRIPSKEELRELREEPTDPQVQQEIINSIEEVYFSNDSFDIVKYELEKLPPVLNLQELEEYRDKLKQQQAAVSKKVADLILEKQPAYVKELERVTSLQTGLQLAAVICTNGRRHLNIAKEGFTQASLGLLANQRKRQLLVGLLKSLRTIKTLQRTDVRLSEMLEEEDYPGAIQLCLECQKAASTFKHYSCISELNSKLLDTLEQIEEQLDVALSKICKNFDISHYTKVQQAYRLLGKTQTAMDQLHMHFTQAIHNTVFQVVLGYVELCAGNTDTKFQKLQYKDLCTHITSDSYIPCLADLCKALWEVMLSYYRTMQWHETHDQDEAETVCSVGWDTGLHTKKGD, from the exons GGCCTAAGGAGTCCTCAGGAGAGTGTTCATGACCTCAGTCCTATTGAAAGCTTTCGGATTCCTAGTAAG GAGGAGCTCCGAGAATTACGGGAAGAACCAACTGATCCTCAAGTTCAGCAAGAAATAATTAACAGCATTGAAGAAGTGTATTTTTCCAATGATTCCTTTGATATTGTGAAATATGAATTAGAG AAGCTTCCTCCAGTACTTAATCTTCAAGAGCTAGAAGAATACAGAGACAAATTAAAGCAACAGCAAGCTGCC GTATCTAAGAAAGTTGCAGACTTGATTCTTGAAAAGCAGCCTGCATATGTTAAG GAACTTGAACGTGTCACATCATTGCAGACTGGCCTTCAGCTGGCAGCTGTAATTTGCACAAATGGAAGAAG GCACTTAAATATTGCAAAGGAAGGCTTTACACAAGCTAGTTTGGGGCTTCTTGCAAATCAAAGGAAACGACAGTTACTTGTTGGACTACTGAAATCTCTGAGAACAATAAAAACACTG caaagaACTGATGTGCGTTTAAGTGAAATGTTGGAG GAAGAGGACTATCCAGGAGCTATTCAGCTGTGCTTGGAATGTCAGAAAGCAGCCAGCACTTTCAAACATTACAGTTGCATAAG tGAGTTGAATTCAAAACTACTTGACACTTTGGAACAAATAGAG GAACAATTGGATGTAGCACTCTCCAAAATATGCAAAAACTTTGATATCAGTCATTATACCAAAGTTCAACAGGCTTATAGATTACTTGGAAAAACACAG acagCAATGGACCAGCTACATATGCACTTCACTCAAGCCATTCACAACACTGTGTTTCAAGTAGTCCTTGGATATGTGGAGCTCTGTGCAGGGAACACAGACACCAAGTTTCAGAAGCTACAGTACAAAGATCTCTGTACA cACATTACATCAGACAGCTACATTCCTTGCCTTGCTGATCTCTGCAAAGCGCTCTGGGAAGTCATGCTCAGCTATTACCGAACGATGCAGTGGCATGAGACACATGACCAAGATGAGGCGGAAACTGTATGTTCTG TAGGTTGGGATACTGGACTGCATACTAAGAAAGGTGACTGA